ATAGCACCAGTAAAGGCAACACCAATTAATACTAACGTTGTCGCTGTTGTAGATGAATCCGGTTCAATGAGTGGCGAGCACGCCTGGTTAGGAACGATGATAACAAGTTTAGATGCAGCGTTACTCGCTGCTACAGCTGGTGATCCGTTCAGCGCTAGCTATGGCTTAACAGGTTATGGTGCATCGGGTAGCGGAGGTCACGCTGTAGCTGGTCATCAACATACCGTAGGTGGGGGTCAATTAGGCTCAGCTGCTCAATTCGATACAGCAACGGGCGGGTTAGTTCTCACTGGTGGTCATGAAGATGGTCTCCAAGCAATCGACTATGCCCTCACTAGTTATACGTACACAGGCGGTGCAGTCAAGAACATAATATTAGTCACCGACGAAGACAGTGATGGGTCATTCGGTGTAGCAAATGCAGCAACGAGTCTATCGAGCGCAGCTGCATTACTTAACGCTGTTATTAATGTCAATTTCGAATGTGGCAACGGTAACACAGCACTTGGTATGACTAGCACCCTAGGCTATGAAGCGGATGGTAGTGGAGGATTTATTACTTGTACTGGAGCAACTGCAACGACTGGTCATGGTTCTTCAATCGCTGATTACGTTAATTTAGCACTTGATACTGGTGGGGCAGCATGGGATTTAAATCAACTTAGAGCAGGTGGCCTAACCGCGACTTCATTTACCAATGCTTTTGTTGATATTAAAGTAGAAGAAATCATCAATGTACCAGCACCAACAACGGTTGCATTCTTAGGATTGGGGATTTTAAGTATGGGCATGCTAAGAAGACAAAGAAAAAATAATATGGAAAATTTAGTATAGCGATTACACACGCTATTATTCCATTTTGATTAGGTCATCGATCTATAATGTAGATCGCCATGATGAATTATGGATCGATACCAACACTTTAAAAGTTTTCTTTCATTTCCAGATAACAAGTACGAATATGCTCAATGAGCAGCTGTACTTTTTTCGCCGGTTTACGGGTATAAGGATACACTGCATAAATACCAATTACCTTCGCTGTTTGCTGTGACAAAACTTCCACCAACTTGCCACTATCAAGTTCGTTATAGACCAAACATTTTGGTAGATAAGCCAAGCCCTTCCCTGCAAGTGCCGCTTGCTTAAGTGCAACGGCATTGTTAGAACTAAAATTACCCGAAACTTTAACTTTATACGTGGCGTCATCACGAGTAAATAACCAATTAAATGCACCGCTAGTTTGGCAAGTATAGCCTAAGCAATTGTATGGTGCCAACTGCTCGGGGAACTGGGGCTCGCCTTGTTGCGCTAAGTATTCAGGGCTGGCACAGATCATCCAACGCGAATTAAAGATATGACGCGCGATCAGGCTTGAGTCTTCTAAATGGCCAGTACGGATCACCAAATCATAGCCATCTGCGACTAGATCGACAAAGTCATTGTTCATCGACATATCTACCGTGAGTCCTGGATGTTTTTCACAAAATTCAGCCACGGCTCTCGCTAATAATAATTCGCCCGAGATAGTGGGCACTGACATTTTGATATGACCCGCTAAGGTTTCGCTATAACTCGTCACGGTATCAAAAGCATTCTTCGCGGTTTGGGCTATACCTTTAGCGCGGTAAAATAACATTTCGCCAGCTTCGGTTAATGTCAGTTTACGCGTGGTACGGAAGATTAGCTGTACGCCAAGGTCTTCCTCTAATCGACTGATACGTTTACTCACCACAGACTTAGTAACCTTGTTCACTTCGGCAACTTTGCTAAACGAACCTTGTTCTATTACTTGGGTAAATAACACTAAATCATCAATTTGCGGCATGCCATTCTCAGCTAATTTTTTTGGGGGGTAACCTGTAATTATACACTTAAATCGTAGCATTAGACGATAGTCAATAAATGTAACGAGGTTCAATAGATGTAACGATAGTCGATAAATATAACGAGGTTGAATAGACCCAACCTCATTGGCTTCACTTAGACTACATATCTGCAATCACGACATACGCAGCATGAATAGGACCATGCACACCAATAACTTTAATCAACTCAATATCGGCTGTCGAACTTGGGCCCGAGATAAAGTTAACACAAGACGGTAAACGTTCACCCGCTTGAGCTTTATCATGCAACTGTTTCGCTGCTTGCGTTATACGCGGCACAATTTGGCTTTGTGGTATCAAAAACACCGATGTTTCTGGTAACAAACTAACCGAACGACCATGGGACGCAGCACTGTGTAATACCATAGTTCCCGACTCTGCCAAAGCCTGTTCAGCGAATACGATACCCACTTTCGCCTGCTCCGCTTGCTTGATATTAATGTCATGCGCTTGGTCTGTATCCCAAGTATAAACATCATCAAATTGCAGCTTAAGATTATTCGTCACTTGTAATTCGCTTAAGCGACGATCACCGGATACCACAATTTTACCTGCACTAAAACCAGTACAGATGCTAGTGAGCGTTTCATGTAATTCATCTTTGTTACAGCTCACCCCTAACGAACCTAAGTTGTTCTTGGTGTATTCTAAAAATACATCTGCAAGTTGTTGCTGGCTAAAACCCGCCATCACATCATGATGAGGACGATGTGGTAATGGTGGACGTTCTACACCTTGAGTATTCAGTTCACGACCCAGTTTTTTAGCCAGTGAGCCTAGAAAAGTATCGCGGTTATGTATCTTACCTTGCATGATTATTTCTCACTCTTATTAGCTTTAACTTTTGCTTTAACTATACCTGTAACAGCAGCGGTATCACGGTTAGCAAACCAGCTACGGAATGACTCACCATCGGGTTGTGGTAAATCACGGGCTTCCGTCCAGTCAGCTATCGCGCCAACATTAATCGGTAACTTACCGTCCTTGATCACTTTAGGGGCAACTTTGCCACCAATCTTCATGCTCATATTCCACAACTTTGGACTTGAGTTCAGGTAGTTAAATGCAGATACCGTTAATCGTTCTGCCAATGGTGTGATCTTCTTAATCACCATTTTTTCACGGTGTTTTAAGATTAAATCAGACAACGGGATCTTAACCGGACACACATCATTACAACCTTGGCATAACGAACACGCATACGGTAAGTCTTGGAAATCCTCATAGCCGCCCAGTAATGGTGATAGTACCGCACCGATTGGACCCGAATAGATAGAACCGTAAGACTGACCACCAATATGACGATAAGCAGGGCATGTATTAACACACGCTGCGCAACGGATACAACGTAAGATGTCTTTAAACTCTGACGCTAAAATATCTGAACGCCCATTATCTAAGATCACTAAATGGAACTCTTCAGCACCATCCATATCATTCGATTCTCTTGGGCCAGTAATCGCCGTCACATAACCGGTTAATGGCAGACCAACCGCACTACGACATAACAAGCTCACCATAATATCGAGTTCTTCAAATGTCGGGACAATACGCTCCATGCCCATTACCGCAATGTGCGTTTTTGGTAATGACGTCGCTAATCGTGCGTTACCTTCATTGGTCACTAAACTGATTGAACCCGATTCCGCAACCGCAAAGTTACAACCGGTAATACCGATATCGGCTTCGATAAAGTCATGACGGATATGTTCACGTACAAAACGTGTCATTTCTTCAGGATCAGAACTGCCTTTATAGCCAATCTTGTCTTCGAATACATCACGGATCTGTTCGCGGTTTTTATGTAACGCAGGCACAACAATATGTGACGGTGGATCGCAATCATCCACTTGTAAAATGTATTCACCTAAATCTGTTTCAATCACTTCACAATTATTACGTTGAATGACTTCGTTCAAGCCAATCTCTTCTGTCACCATCGATTTAGATTTAACAACTTTCTTCGCGTCTTTTTCTTTGATGATATTTTCAATGTAGTCTGTAGCTTCTTGCGCTGTTTCGGCAAAAAATACGTGTCCACCGATCTTCTGTACGTTTTCACTTAACTGATGTAAGTAATAATCAAGGTTGTCTAACACATGATTACGGATCGCCATGCCGTTTTCGCGCCACTCATCCCAGTTACCTAGTTTGTCTGCCGCTAATTGGCGATTGGTAAACATACGTTCTTGGGCATTAGCCACCGATTTACGCATAAAGCCATCTTGCATTTGTTCTTTAATACGCTGTTTAAAGATCACATCACTGGTTTTCATCGACATGTTAGTTAACCTCCACGGTAAGGCTATCAACAATGTTGCTCATTAGCACATCAACAATATGTAGCACTTTGACTGTTTTACCTTCACGCGATAAACGTCCGGCGATGTTCATTAAGCAACTGACGTCAGCACCAATTAAATAATCAGGTGTTACAGCAGTTATGTTTGTCGCTTTCTCTTTCACCATTTCACCAGAAATCTCTGACATTTTGATTGAGAAGGTACCGCCAAAACCACAACAGGTTTCTTGGTTTTTAATAGCAACAAGCTCTAGCCCTTCGACATTACCCAGTAATTTAAGCGGTTCCTCACGCACACCTAACTTACGAATAAGACTGCAAGACGGATGATAAACACCACGACCAGGTAGTTTCGCGCCAACATTTTCGACTTTAAGTTCATTCACAATGAACTGCGTCAGTTCGAACAAACGATCTGATACAGCTTGTGCACGCGCCGCCCATTCAGGCTCATCCGCTAAATACTCAGGGTATTTCTTTACCGCTGCCGCACATGAACCTGCAGGTGTTACGATTGGATACTCGTTACCTTCAAAGGCACGAATTAATGATTTCATCGCTGGCTTGCTTGATTCGATATACCCGCTATTTAATGACGGTTGACCGCAGCAGCCTTGATCTTTAGGAAACAATACTTCGCAGCCTAACTGTTCCAGTAATAGCACTGTTTTTTTAGCAACGTTTGACTTAACGACATCACATAGACAGGTTACAAAAAAATTAACTTTCATCATCTCACCTTGCTCACCGAGCTTATTTTTTGGAGCATGATATAAGCAAGCACAGCAAAAAACGAACGTGATTAATGCCAGTAAATATCTTAATATCGGTATTTGCGTGATCTTAATTTTTTGCAAGAATAAATAAATTAATTTAAAACAATAAGTTATATTTTAATGTAGGAATTATGATAGGTATTATTAGATCATATATGGAAACAATGAAGTTCGACATTAACGGTAATAAGCCATTTTTCAATTTAGTGTAATTAGTCAGCAGCAACGGACTGCCACGCGAGAGGCAATAAGGATTCTTACGTGTAATAAAATAACGTAACTATGGGAGCAAAGCTATAAACCCTACTTTTTGTAGTTAATTTTCATCATAAAAAATTATCACATCACAAGAAACACGTAAACCGGTTACTTTATCGATAGTGACATGCCTTTTTATTACCGTGAATTATGACAATCACTGTTTCTAATACCACTACAATCATTTATCGCGACTCAGCCTATTAATCATAAGCCGTTGATTTTAAGACGCTTGATACTTTACTTTATTTTACACACTGTTATTTATATCACATTTGTTACCCATAGTCCTAATTACATACCTAAAAAGAGGGGTGGAGTTTGAAGCTTAAGCTCTTACAATCCATTCCCCACACGATACGGGTATTTAGGAAAGCACAGGCATTTACTTACTTGTACTTTATCAACAATACATTCAAATAATATAATAAATAGACTCATGCATAACTATCATAATAAGTAAGATAGATAGATAGACGTATAGCCTGAGCACAGATGGAGTGGGTAGCAATGACATCCCTAATTTTGGCAATGATGCCAATTATAGTCCTAATATGGATGATGACCAAAAATAATGGTGTACCCTCGTACATTGCACTGCCGTTAACGGCGTTCTTTGTGGCAGCACTGCAAATCTTTTATTTCCAAACAGACCTGACATTAATCTGGGCAAATGTAATCGCAGGTAGCTTGTCAGCCATAACCCCAATATCAATTATTGCCGGGGCAATTTTGATGAACCGCATGATGTGTCTATCGGGGGCTGAGAATACGATCAGTCGCTGGTTAGAAGGCATTAGCCGTAATAAAATTGCTCAGTTAATGATTATTGGTTGGGCGTTTGCCTTTATGATTGAAGGTGCATCAGGCTTTGGTACACCAGCTGCCATTGCAGCGCCTATCTTAGTTGGTTTGGGGTTTCCGCCCTTACAAGTAGCAATGCTAGCACTAGTAATGAACTCGGTACCAGTATCATTTGGGGCGGTTGGCACACCGACCTGGTTTGGCTTTTCAAACCTGGGTTTAAGTGATTCAGCATTACTTGAGATCGGTCAACAAACTGCAATGATCCACTTCTTCGCGGCATTTGTTATTCCGGTATTGGCATTACGCTTTGTCATGTCATGGACTGAGATCCGTCGTAACTACGTATTCATTCTACTCAGTACCCTGTCATGTACTATCCCGTATTTCTTGTTCGCACAATGGAATTATGAATTCCCTGCATTAGTGGGTGGCGCAATTGGTCTGACTATCTCTGTTGGTTTAGCTAAGTTAAACATCGGGCTTGGTAAAATAGCCGCGAATGAGAGTGACAACAAGGTAACATTAGCGACAGTAAGCCGTGGCGAGATATTCAAAGCCATGACACCAACACTGCTATTAATTATTATCTTAATTGTGACGCGTATTAAGCAGCTTGGTATTAAATCAATGCTGACGGATGCAACTGAAGCATTATCAGTATCGTTAGGTAACTTTGGTGACTTTAGTATCAGCCAAGCACTAATCTTCAAGCTAAGTAACATTTTAGGAACTAACGTGGCTTGGGCTTACAAAGCACTTTATGTGCCAGCACTTATTCCTTTCTTATTAGTGGTATTGATTTCTATCCCACTGTTTAAGCTTAAAGGCAGCATGGTTAAGCAAGTATTTAGCGAAACAGGTAGCCGTATCAAAATGCCATTCATTACCTTGATTGGTGCGTTGATAATGGTGAAACTGATGATGGCTGGCGGTGAGAGCTCTCCTATCCTAATCATTGGTATGGCGTTCTCTGATTTGATGGGCACTAACTGGCAGTTTGCTTCTGCTTACCTTGGCGCACTGGGTGCATTCTTCTCGGGTTCAGCAACAGTATCTAATCTAACATTTGGTGGTATTCAGCAAACAATCGCAACCACAGTTGGCTTACCTGAAACAACTATACTGGCACTGCAATCTGTTGGTGGCGCTATGGGTAACATGGTCTGTATTAACAACATCATTGCAGTATCGACTATTTTAGGTATTTCGAACAAAGAAGGTTACATCATTAAACGTACGGTGATTCCAATGATAATCTACGGACTGATTGCAGCAGTAATGAGCACATTTTTATAAGTGTTACATGCAGGGGAATAACCCTGCGTGATTAATGTTTAAATAAAAAAACCAACAGTGAAAGCTGTTGGTTTTTTTGTTTGTTCAAGACATGTAGTTACCACCAAACATCCTAAGGAGATATTGTATCTAGCACAAAGCTCACATCTCAAAAAATCATGAACCTATCCTGTCACATTTCTATCAAAGAAAGCGTACTATCCCATTAAAATCGACATTGTTAGCTAGGTTTAGTTAAAACTAAACTATTGAGGCTCCACGATGAATACCGATACAATATTAGAAATTAGCCATATCGCGACGCAAATTATCACTCTCTTATTTATTACATATCATTTCTACACGATAGTAGCGATTCAGGAATGGAAATATGACACAGCGATAGGCAAGTATTCGGACTTAACATTAAGGCTAACGACTTGCTCAGTGCTAATCCTATTTCTTTTTCAGTTAATAGCTAAAATGGTTATTCTGACATAGGTCAGAATAACCACAGTTCATATAGAAAATGGGGGGCACGTTACATTTACGCTAAAATAAACGTTGAATCATAAGGTTATACTTTGTAACCTGATTTTGTTCGTGAGGGTTGCATTCTATTGCTTAAGCGTGACTAAGGCGTAGTTAATGTATATTTAACCATCTCTGCAACACTCATTAAGTGTATTTTATTTGCAGGTGCAGCATTAATCGTAAAAAAGTAAAACTCAGGGCCTTTCTTAGCACCTAGCATTTCTCTAAAGTAAGTAAGCTGCGCACCGTGCGCTTTATCATCTTTACTTAATTGACCAGCGTCTTTACCATCGGCAGTACAGCACCAAGAATGTACGCCAACTTTACCGCCGTTTTGATAAACACGTTCTACACCTGCGGCAAATAAATCAACGCCACCAGAATTTACATTACCATCTTTTGGAATTAAAGTGGTTAACCCAGCCTTTCTAATTAACCGTCCAGTGTGCATATTAATAGCATCATTTATTGAACCACTAATATCACTCAGTATTAATGTATCAACACTCGTCGTATTAATCATATCTTGTATTTGAATATACGTAGACGTGCCTAAAGTCCCCGATAGTGTCGCCTTGGTTCCGTTAATAACTAGCTTGCTATTACCTGCCGTTCTTAATGATTCGTTAACGTATAAATTAACTGGATATATATTTCCAGTTAATTTATCGTGAACCGGACCACTATAAGTACTAATGGCGGGGTTTCCAACCAACGTCATATTAACGCCAACTAAAGAACGCGTAGGGTTAAAGTTAGCTAAATCCGACGTATCACCTTCCAGTAACGTAAGTGAAGGTAATGGTCTATTATTGTCAAAATCATATCCCATATAAGCCAGACCTTTATCATATAGCAATATTATACTGTCTGTGCTTTTATTATCTTCAATATACTTTATCTTTGATTCACCGCCATCGAACTCCAATTTAAGACCTAAGAGGTACACTTTAAACTTTGCAATATAATCAGCAACGTCACCTGGCTGTATATAATGAACCTCTGGTGGATTCGTTGTTTTTACTATCTTGTCTGAACCGTCAGATGAACTGTTGCAACCTTGTAATCCTAATATCATTATTAGCATTAATAACATTATTTTTTTCATGGTTAGTTTCCAATTTAATAATGGATTTTATTTAAATTATTGCGAAGAATAAAATAAATTCAGCATTTCTTTATTCCTTCATTATCTAGGAGAACAAGCTGGATTACTGTAAGGTTTTGTAAAGAGCGAACACACAATGCTGCAGTGGTAATGAGTTCGTTTTATAACACCAACCAATAAAAAAGCCCCTAATTAATTGTCTAACTAGGGGCTATTTCATACTACTGCTTAAACGTGACGAAGGCGTAGTTAATGTATATTTCACCATATCCGCAACACTCATAAAGTGTATTTTATTTGCAGGTGCAGCATTAATCGTATAGAAGTAAAACTCAGAGCCTTTCTCAGTGCCCCCTTGATAAATACGTTGTGAGCCAGCGGAAAATAAATTATAAACAACCTTTAAAGCCTGTTATTTGCTATTAAATTTAAACAATCAACTTGTTATGGTGGCTGGAATATTTATTAGCCAACTGATACGGAATTTTTTCCAGTGGTTCGCGGGGGGATTACAGTAATACCGATATTAAACGATCAAAAAATCCCACTTACTGCAAATAAGCGGGATTTTACATAAAGGATTTATTATTTTCTTCTCCGGTAAAGACTAAGAAACCGACAGAAGCTGTTAACGTGAATAATTAATTACACGCTTAAATTTGCTTTATGGCGCTATTATCTAGAGGTATGAGGGAAATTACTGTAAGGCTTTGTAAGCAAACAGTCAGATATCCGAGAATAAGCCAACTAAGATAAGTTAAGTTCAAGATAAATAGCCGAACGATTTCGACCACCTCTTAAGCTGTGAATATTTTAAATTAGCCTTAGTTATCTACAGGAGCCAAATACCCTCGGCCTTCTTTAGCTACATTGCTCGTTCCCATGGTGAGGTCATTTAGCGAGCTGCCATAATTATCTCGGCAGTGAGTACAAGGGCTCATTTTGTTCACGAAGCGACCCTTGCGAGTATACTTTCTCACATAGGCATGTGAAATTTGGACATTACCTCGATGTAACCCGATAGCATCCTCCAGCTTATGTCTCAAATCACTTATCGCGGCATCTTCTGCACACATATGGTCACTTGCACGACCCCAGCCGATAACTTCTTCACTGGCATCGCAGTTTAAATATCTAGCAGCAGCCCAAGGGCCAGCATGATCACCCGTTGGTGTACCATCAGGAAAATTAGACGGTTTATTTGCCAACTGATACGGGATTGATTCAAGTAGATCTATTGGGGCGTTATCACTGATTTTTTCATGCGTAGAAAGGCCCCCTTTAGTTACAAAATAATTATGATTGTGAATGACTTTTAAATCGGGACAAGAGTGTAAATTTTCGGTTTTATTGATGTGGACGATCTCAGCAGTAGTTCCATCGCAGGCGGCTATGTTGTCACCCACATTAAGATCTCGCGCTTTTATCCACTGCTTAGTCACAAGCGATAAAACGTAATCCTCTACGACAAACATCGACGTTTTAATTTCACCAATAGCATATTCAATCTCGAGCATATCTTGAGTACTACTTCCAAATATCAGCTTTATAGGGTTCGGTTGTGGAGGGATGTTACAGTAATACCGATATTAAACGATCAAAAAAATCCCACTTACTGCAAATAAGCGGGATTTTACATAAAGGATTTATTATTCTCTTCTCCGGTAAAGACTAAGAAACCGACAGAAGCTGTTAATTCGAATGATTAATCACATGCTTAAAAAGAGTAACGAGCACCCAGTACAAATTCATCTGCACTGTTATTATTACCATGTCCAGCTGAAGTATCCGTATTTAGTGCAACTTTATAACTCGCATATGCTGCTACGTCACCAATATAGCGGGCATATTCAAATGCAACGAAGTTAATATCTAACTCGTTTGTATCATCGACACTGTAGTAGTTATATGAAACATTCACATTGTTTTCACCAAATGCATAAGCGGCATATGCATCAACAGCATTGAAGTCAGAACCACCATAGCTACCACCTTGTACTAAGCCAGCAAGTAAAAATCCATCTTTAGTATAGCGAGCACCGAGCATGTATACATCTGATGATTCTGTCTCATCAATACCTACTATCTTAGATGAACTTTTCTCAAAACCTTCTGTGGCCGCATAACCAGCACTCACTTCAATATTTGGAAGTAATTGATAAGCAACCATCACACCACCGCCATTTTCCGTAGCTTTGAGGTTAGCTGATGCATTAAATTTAAAATCACCTTTGGTCACGCTATAAAGAATAGTATCTTCTGCTCTGTCGCCACTGGCTGTAATGTTCTCGTTTGTATAACCACTAAAGAATTCAGCCATATCAGTGAAATTAGTCAGATAGGTAACAGCATTATCTTGAGTACCGTATGTTACTGTACCGTAAGCTGTTTCAGCACCAACGTATAAATAACGAGTCTTAGTTTGGTTTGTCGTATCAGCGGTATCGTTATCTTGTGTTAATTCAAATTCAAATTTACCAACCGCCGTTACATCATCATTGATTTGATGTTTACCTTGACCGTTTAAACGAACACGAGATGCATCTGAAAAATCGCTGTCTGCAAGCACGCCCCTAGCTTCAACACGTCCTCCAAAAGAAAAATCGTCGGTATTTACGCTCTCTGCAAGAGTTGGCATAGATACAATAGCTGCTAATGTGAGAGATAATGCTTTATTTATTTTTGTCATGAACAATTCCAATTTTGTTTAGTCAATAGTTAAATAACTTTTTTAAATCGCTGATTAAAAGCAAGTTTACGCCGTCGCTATCTATGAGCGTCATTAATACCCTCAGCTATAGCACGCGTATTTAGCCTTGCTTGCGATAGTATATGGATTAACCCAATGCTCCGTAACTCGTAAAAATACCAGATAATCGTCCATCCCTAGTATCTGGGATGACTCAGAGAAAAGCGGCGACCTTAGGCGACACAGAATTGATTGAGGGTGAAATCAAAATAAAGCGTTTTGATAAAATCAGTAACAATGGTTGCAATGCCATTATATCGTGTAGGGAAATACATTATTTTAGCGAGAGTAAGAATCCCACTTACTGCAAATAAGTGGGATTTTACATAAAGGATTTATTATTTTCTTCTACGGTAAAGACTATGAAACCAATAGAAGCATCGACAATTAGTACGCAGCTGGAGCGATACAAATTCCGCTAGCACGTTTAATAAATGTGCTTCTTTTAATTTGCCAGTCTCAATTATGACTTTAAGTCATATTTTACCACAAGTTTCTTTACATTCTTTAACCAGTTCAAATGCTTATTACACGAATAGACGGCATAGGCTATGTGCTATTAACCCACAACAACAAAAATCAATCCCCTAAACTAACC
This Moritella sp. 5 DNA region includes the following protein-coding sequences:
- a CDS encoding PEP-CTERM sorting domain-containing protein (PEP-CTERM proteins occur, often in large numbers, in the proteomes of bacteria that also encode an exosortase, a predicted intramembrane cysteine proteinase. The presence of a PEP-CTERM domain at a protein's C-terminus predicts cleavage within the sorting domain, followed by covalent anchoring to some some component of the (usually Gram-negative) cell surface. Many PEP-CTERM proteins exhibit an unusual sequence composition that includes large numbers of potential glycosylation sites. Expression of one such protein has been shown restore the ability of a bacterium to form floc, a type of biofilm.), which produces MKHNKVFKSILSTMVLSTMAVMIAPVKATPINTNVVAVVDESGSMSGEHAWLGTMITSLDAALLAATAGDPFSASYGLTGYGASGSGGHAVAGHQHTVGGGQLGSAAQFDTATGGLVLTGGHEDGLQAIDYALTSYTYTGGAVKNIILVTDEDSDGSFGVANAATSLSSAAALLNAVINVNFECGNGNTALGMTSTLGYEADGSGGFITCTGATATTGHGSSIADYVNLALDTGGAAWDLNQLRAGGLTATSFTNAFVDIKVEEIINVPAPTTVAFLGLGILSMGMLRRQRKNNMENLV
- a CDS encoding LysR family transcriptional regulator, with product MPQIDDLVLFTQVIEQGSFSKVAEVNKVTKSVVSKRISRLEEDLGVQLIFRTTRKLTLTEAGEMLFYRAKGIAQTAKNAFDTVTSYSETLAGHIKMSVPTISGELLLARAVAEFCEKHPGLTVDMSMNNDFVDLVADGYDLVIRTGHLEDSSLIARHIFNSRWMICASPEYLAQQGEPQFPEQLAPYNCLGYTCQTSGAFNWLFTRDDATYKVKVSGNFSSNNAVALKQAALAGKGLAYLPKCLVYNELDSGKLVEVLSQQTAKVIGIYAVYPYTRKPAKKVQLLIEHIRTCYLEMKENF
- a CDS encoding lactate utilization protein C; translated protein: MQGKIHNRDTFLGSLAKKLGRELNTQGVERPPLPHRPHHDVMAGFSQQQLADVFLEYTKNNLGSLGVSCNKDELHETLTSICTGFSAGKIVVSGDRRLSELQVTNNLKLQFDDVYTWDTDQAHDINIKQAEQAKVGIVFAEQALAESGTMVLHSAASHGRSVSLLPETSVFLIPQSQIVPRITQAAKQLHDKAQAGERLPSCVNFISGPSSTADIELIKVIGVHGPIHAAYVVIADM
- a CDS encoding LutB/LldF family L-lactate oxidation iron-sulfur protein, encoding MSMKTSDVIFKQRIKEQMQDGFMRKSVANAQERMFTNRQLAADKLGNWDEWRENGMAIRNHVLDNLDYYLHQLSENVQKIGGHVFFAETAQEATDYIENIIKEKDAKKVVKSKSMVTEEIGLNEVIQRNNCEVIETDLGEYILQVDDCDPPSHIVVPALHKNREQIRDVFEDKIGYKGSSDPEEMTRFVREHIRHDFIEADIGITGCNFAVAESGSISLVTNEGNARLATSLPKTHIAVMGMERIVPTFEELDIMVSLLCRSAVGLPLTGYVTAITGPRESNDMDGAEEFHLVILDNGRSDILASEFKDILRCIRCAACVNTCPAYRHIGGQSYGSIYSGPIGAVLSPLLGGYEDFQDLPYACSLCQGCNDVCPVKIPLSDLILKHREKMVIKKITPLAERLTVSAFNYLNSSPKLWNMSMKIGGKVAPKVIKDGKLPINVGAIADWTEARDLPQPDGESFRSWFANRDTAAVTGIVKAKVKANKSEK
- a CDS encoding (Fe-S)-binding protein, with protein sequence MMKVNFFVTCLCDVVKSNVAKKTVLLLEQLGCEVLFPKDQGCCGQPSLNSGYIESSKPAMKSLIRAFEGNEYPIVTPAGSCAAAVKKYPEYLADEPEWAARAQAVSDRLFELTQFIVNELKVENVGAKLPGRGVYHPSCSLIRKLGVREEPLKLLGNVEGLELVAIKNQETCCGFGGTFSIKMSEISGEMVKEKATNITAVTPDYLIGADVSCLMNIAGRLSREGKTVKVLHIVDVLMSNIVDSLTVEVN
- a CDS encoding L-lactate permease, which gives rise to MTSLILAMMPIIVLIWMMTKNNGVPSYIALPLTAFFVAALQIFYFQTDLTLIWANVIAGSLSAITPISIIAGAILMNRMMCLSGAENTISRWLEGISRNKIAQLMIIGWAFAFMIEGASGFGTPAAIAAPILVGLGFPPLQVAMLALVMNSVPVSFGAVGTPTWFGFSNLGLSDSALLEIGQQTAMIHFFAAFVIPVLALRFVMSWTEIRRNYVFILLSTLSCTIPYFLFAQWNYEFPALVGGAIGLTISVGLAKLNIGLGKIAANESDNKVTLATVSRGEIFKAMTPTLLLIIILIVTRIKQLGIKSMLTDATEALSVSLGNFGDFSISQALIFKLSNILGTNVAWAYKALYVPALIPFLLVVLISIPLFKLKGSMVKQVFSETGSRIKMPFITLIGALIMVKLMMAGGESSPILIIGMAFSDLMGTNWQFASAYLGALGAFFSGSATVSNLTFGGIQQTIATTVGLPETTILALQSVGGAMGNMVCINNIIAVSTILGISNKEGYIIKRTVIPMIIYGLIAAVMSTFL
- a CDS encoding porin — its product is MTKINKALSLTLAAIVSMPTLAESVNTDDFSFGGRVEARGVLADSDFSDASRVRLNGQGKHQINDDVTAVGKFEFELTQDNDTADTTNQTKTRYLYVGAETAYGTVTYGTQDNAVTYLTNFTDMAEFFSGYTNENITASGDRAEDTILYSVTKGDFKFNASANLKATENGGGVMVAYQLLPNIEVSAGYAATEGFEKSSSKIVGIDETESSDVYMLGARYTKDGFLLAGLVQGGSYGGSDFNAVDAYAAYAFGENNVNVSYNYYSVDDTNELDINFVAFEYARYIGDVAAYASYKVALNTDTSAGHGNNNSADEFVLGARYSF